In Mytilus trossulus isolate FHL-02 chromosome 14, PNRI_Mtr1.1.1.hap1, whole genome shotgun sequence, a genomic segment contains:
- the LOC134696468 gene encoding general transcription factor 3C polypeptide 4-like, whose product MAGGDKILFPHEISSYNALDWSEDGTVAIATDNGVLLLTLQWSPTLVDSKPIFHQSMLTYPDEPNNMLGLTVLQYETIQNDSTTCQSQEIALDRTICPIIKSTTKFTTFKCAKWSPRGGDIEGKCLLSTLTLDHRLSLYSTGKINTEFKLLVELSSVYSDKAKLENLTFNCLKTEAYRISAVEMSWSPVIALKDNKFSILSVGMSNGDIVLWKVKFPCTGREDCSVITVLKISSGLPSAMTWCNRILTGNVACCIVGFDLGIIKAISVNVNMPNKTTTVNLCEQSDGMKVTTVSAKSIDADKITILATKEIFILSYEVEVIYKILRLFSSSHTTGDYNYFASGLSYNNGRYLLSSCDGTILKFSEDKISQSLLVTYKHAGDLETTWSCYGIAWSSCGLFSIAAFKPANICEDRQVRPGTLEVQILPVDVDSQKETLKNYLLNEQSLNEIPECMEVFRENLWEGNNPLQEINDLFRQEGKWFDFSSKVLRVLRYFLLAVQMRIPHSDKEKNEELVLSERNISKISDILLCKHLIICLNKAFNLKSKLQNNDLIVLQSMINWMDSKHELIKSTLLLHTISKIKAVLKNFNHTFKCCICDNKFSLEGRVYKCEDGHIFGMCCQTTLPCQYSVRTCSTCSSVATSIDEISSLPWLDVKPSQCTFCDGFLV is encoded by the exons ATGGCGGGAGgggataaaattctttttcctcACGAAATATCTAGTTATAATGCTCTAGATTGGTCGGAAGATGGCACAGTAGCAATTGCTACAGATAATGGAGTTTTACTTTTG actTTGCAGTGGTCACCAACATTAGTAGATTCCAAACCAATATTTCACCAGTCTATGTTGACATATCCAGATGAACCAAACAATATGTTAGGACTTACAGTTCTGCAATATGAAACTATTCAGAATGATTCTACCACTTGCCAGTCACAAGAGATAGCACTAGATAGAACAATCTGCCCCATTATTAAAAGTACCACCAAGTTTACAACTTTCAAGTGTGCAAAATGGTCACCACGTGGCGGAGATATAGAAGGGAAATGTTTATTGTCAACATTAACTTTAGATCATCGATTAAGTTTATACTCAACAGGAAAGATCAATACAGAATTTAAACTGTTAGTTGAATTGTCCTCTGTATATTCTGACAAGGCGAAGTTAGAAAACTTAActtttaactgtttaaaaacaGAAGCATATAGGATCTCTGCCGTTGAAATGTCTTGGTCTCCTGTCATTGCATTAAAGGACAACAAATTTTCAATCTTGTCTGTTGGAATGTCAAATGGTGACATTGTTTTATGGAAGGTAAAATTTCCATGTACTGGAAGGGAGGATTGTAGTGTCATCACTGTCCTAAAGATATCATCAGGTTTACCATCTGCCATGACATGGTGCAATAGAATTCTTACTGGAAATGTAGCGTGCTGCATTGTTGGTTTTGATTTGGGAATTATAAAGGCCATATCAGTTAATGTTAATAtgccaaataaaacaacaacagtTAATCTTTGTGAGCAGTCCGATGGTATGAAAGTTACAACTGTAAGTGCCAAGTCTATTGATGCAGACAAAATAACCATTCTTGCTACGAAAGAAATCTTCATACTTTCATATGAGGTGGAAGTAATTTACAAGATTTTACGTCTGTTCTCGTCTTCACATACAACAGGAGATTATAACTACTTTGCTTCAGGACTTAGTTATAATAATGGAAGATATCTATTAAGTAGTTGTGATGGAACAATTCTGAAATTTTCTGAAGATAAAATTTCTCAATCTTTGCTAGTCACATACAAACATGCAGGTGACCTTGAGACCACATGGTCCTGTTATGGCATTGCATGGTCAAGTTGTGGTCTCTTTAGTATTGCTGCATTTAAACCAGCAAATATATGTGAAGATAGACAGGTCAGACCTGGAACATTAGAAGTCCAAATTTTACCAGTGGATGTTGACAGCCAAAAAGAAAcactaaaaaattatttattaaatgagcAAAGTTTGAATGAAATTCCAGAGTGTATGGAGGTATTCAGGGAAAATCTATGGGAAGGCAATAATCCACTTCAGGAAATAAATGATCTTTTCAGACAAGAGGGAAAGTGGTTTGATTTTTCTTCTAAAGTTCTTCGTGTTCTACGCTATTTCTTATTGGCTGTTCAAATGAGAATCCCACACTCGGACAAAGAAAAGAATGAAGAATTAGTCTTATCAGAGCGTAATATAAGTAAAATCAGTGATATATTACTCTGTAAGCATCTAATCATTTGCCTTAACAAggcttttaatttaaaatcaaagttacaaaacaatgatttaattGTACTTCAATCTATGATAAACTGGATGGATAGTAAACATGAATTAATCAAATCAACATTATTATTGCAtacaatttcaaaaatcaaagcagttttaaaaaactttaatcatacatttaaatgttgtatttgtgATAACAAATTTTCATTGGAAGGTAGAGTATATAAATGTGAAGATGGACATATATTTGGAATGTGTTGTCAGACAACTTTACCGTGCCAATATAGTGTTCGAACATGTTCTACATGCAGTTCAGTGGCAACTAGTATAGATGAAATTTCTTCTCTGCCATGGCTTGATGTTAAACCATCACAATGTACATTTTGTGATGGTTTTTTGGTTtga
- the LOC134696469 gene encoding exosome complex component RRP41-like, whose amino-acid sequence MAGMNLLSDQGYRIDGRKPNELRRIQCKLGVFKQADGSAYIEQGNTKVLATVYGPHEIRGSRAKLLLDRVLVNCQYSMATFSTGERKRRPRGDRKSQEMTMHLKQTFDAAIMTNLYPRSQIDIFVEVLQSDGGNYCASVNAATLALIDAGIPMKDFVCACSASFVNDNPIADINYLEESSGGPELIVATLPKSDQIVFLEQNSRLHEDNLSKVIDLAVKSCKDVYTVLDQTVRDHVSELSNSHGWDH is encoded by the exons ATGGCAGGAATGAATCTTTTGTCAGATCAAGGCTATAGAATAGATGGCAGAAAACCAAATGAATTAAGACGGATCCAGTGCAAATTAG GTGTATTCAAGCAGGCAGATGGATCAGCATACATTGAACAAGGAAATACAAAAGTGCTGGCCACAGTCTATGGTCCACATGAGATCAGAGGGAGCAGAGCAAAGCTGTTACTTGACAGAGTATTGGTAAACTGTCAATACAGCATGGCCACGTTTAGTACTGGGGAGAGGAAACGGCGACCAAGAGGGGACAGAAAATCACAAGAAATGACAAtgcatttaaaacaaacatttgatgCAGcaattatgacaaatttatatCCACGATCACagattgacatttttgttgAAGTTCTCCAATCGGATGGCGGAAATTACTGTGCTAGTGTAAATGCAGCTACTCTTGCTCTTATCGATGCTGGTATTCCAATGAAAGACTTTGTTTGTGCTTGTTCAGCAAGTTTTGTGAATGATAATCCTATTGCAGATATAAACTATCTTGAAGAATCTTCAGGTGGACCAGAATTAATTGTTGCAACACTACCAAAATCTGACCAGATAGTTTTTCTTGAACAGAACTCAAGGCTCCATGAGGACAATCTGAGTAAAGTTATTGACTTAGCAGTGAAAAGTTGCAAAGATGTATACACTGTCTTAGACCAAACAGTCAGGGATCATGTTAGTGAATTGTCTAATTCACATGGCTGGgatcattaa
- the LOC134696467 gene encoding uncharacterized protein LOC134696467, giving the protein MKLVKSPIAVMTFCRFRLLSLSPINHYNHVTNLARFSKIHCSTQTSRTYTCVTIGNFSSNLFENCHVKKCSRIEDKQYFHQCGPNLNKKFHKKVKIHDNKKGQSSDESDNVKRVKLVKLIDTIQLFSNEDLLIGKQTLAGAKEYANSKGFKLAKLEGKFTEGFPSYKLVTKEEQKEEQKKTPKEKSPKRFDIVTKIASHDLQIKINQMVKILVKGKQVNTVLSAAKNEQNKGLLGSVHKEITEGLDSVGYIKDSKYNIDKGYINSVYIPRENKVIKADGHSEDDGDKKE; this is encoded by the exons ATGAAACTTGTTAAATCACCAATAGCTGTGATGACTTTCTGCAGATTCAGACTTCTATCATTATCACCAATAAACCATTACAATCATGTGACAAACTTAGCCAGATTTTCAAAGATTCATTGCTCAACGCAAACATCAAGAACATACACATGTGTTACAATTGGCAATTTCAGTAGCAATCTTTTTGAAAATTGCCATGTGAAAAAATGCAGCAGAATTGaagataaacaatattttcatcAGTGTGGTccaaatctaaataaaaaattccataaaaaggtaaaaattcaTGATAACAAAAAGGGACAATCATCTGATGAATCTGATAACGTGAAGCGTGTCAAGTTGGTGAAATTGATTGACACTATTCAGTTGTTTTCTAACGAAGATCTGTTAATTGGAAAGCAAACATTAGCAGGGGCTAAGGAATATGCCAACAGTAAAGGGTTCAAATTAGCTAAATTAGAGGGAAAATTTACAGAAGGATTCCCGTCTTATAAACTTGTGACAAAAGAAGAACAGAAGGAAGAACAGAAGAAGACACCAAAGGAAAAGAGCCCAAAACGCTTTGACATTGTAACAAAAATTGCCAGCCATGATCTCCAgattaaaatcaatcaaatggTTAAAATACTTGTTAAAGGAAAACAAGTCAATACTGTTCTATCAGCTGCTAAAAATGAG CAAAACAAGGGATTACTTGGATCAGTTCACAAAGAGATAACAGAAGGACTTGACTCAGTAGGTTACATTAAGGATTCCAAATACAATATTGATAAAGGCTACATAAACTCAGTATATATACCTCGAGAAAATAAAGTGATAAAAGCTGATGGACATTCAGAAGATGATGGGGACAAAAAAGAATGA